A part of Salvelinus sp. IW2-2015 linkage group LG16, ASM291031v2, whole genome shotgun sequence genomic DNA contains:
- the LOC111975839 gene encoding ran-binding protein 3 isoform X3, producing the protein MAASFTPFQPKLGIEQEKPAIAPPVFVFQEDKAQKRSAEGSSAEDGEDSDKDESSYCPPAKRERTSSLTQFPPAHSVSKNNVFMPSSFCQSPTGNNSDSEPEEKTVGFRLKPPTLIHGQAPRAGVPSQKPKEQQRSVLRPAVLQAPPPSKSLTLTGLNSGTNGVNRSSEGLPVTQNNTENCDGSTDNMAKSQVEGSSEKKVCLSAESGETNYFLQYRSTPGLQEAENNTDDGAKFVFGQNMSDRVLSPLKCEPSAESSRDPPATPPCEPPSLDSSPDKDTNVTESLEESAAAYTKATAKKCLLEKVEVRTGEESESNVLQVQCKLFVFDKASQSWVERGRGLLRLNDMASTEEGSLQSRLVMRTQGSLRLILNTKLWPQMQTDKASEKSVRITAMDTEDQGVKVFLISASSKDTGQLYAALHHRILALRSRSDQEPEPRVPIPDSHIPHPQSNEEDSDEDESLTPTANITEGPEVQASGSGSS; encoded by the exons atggcggcgagctttacaccattccagcctaAGCTCGGCATTGAGCAAG AGAAGCCTGCCATAgccccacctgtgtttgtgttccAGGAAGATAAAGCACAGAAG AGATCAGCAGAAGGGTCCAGTGCTGAGGATGGAGAag ACTCTGATAAAGATGAGAGTAGTTACTGTCCCCCGGCCAAGAGAGAAAGAACATCATCACTAACACAGTTCCCACCCGCACATTCAG TTTCTAAGAACAATGTGTTCATGCCATCCAGTTTCTGTCAGTCCCCGACAGGAAATAATTCAGATTCAGAACCTG AGGAGAAGACGGTTGGATTCCGCTTGAAGCCTCCCACCCTGATCCATGGACAGGCTCCTCGTGCAG GTGTCCCGAGCCAGAAGCCCAAGGAGCAGCAGCGCAGCGTACTACGACCCGCAGTACTGCAGGCCCCTCCGCCTAGCAAATCACTAACCCTGACCG GTTTGAACAGTGGTACGAATGGAGTGAACAGATCGTCCGAGGGTCTGCCAGTAACCCAGAACAACACAGAGAACTGTGATGGCTCCACAGACAATATGGCCAAGTCACAG GTTGAGGGAAGCAGTGAAAAGAAAGTCTGTCTGTCAGCAGAATCAGGGGAAACCAATTATTTCCTACAGTACAGAAGCACTCCCGG CTTACAGGAGGCTGAGAACAACACCGACGACGGTGCTAAGTTTGTGTTTGGACAGAACATGTCGGATCGTGTCCTG AGTCCGCTGAAATGTGAGCCGTcagcagagagcagcagagaTCCCCCTGCCACCCCGCCATGTGAGCCACCCTCACTGGACAGCAGCCCCGACAAAG ATACCAATGTGACAGAGTCTTTGGAGGAGTCGGCAGCAGCCTACACCAAAGCCACAGCCAAGAAGTGCTTGTTAGAGAAGGTAGAGGTCAGAACTGGAGAGGAGTCGGAGAGTAATGTACTACAG gTCCAATGCAAGTTGTTTGTTTTTGACAAAGCATCCCAGTCTTgggtggagagaggcagaggactaCTGAGGCTTAATGATATGGCCTCCACGGAGGAGGGATCGTTACAGTCCAGGCTAG TGATGAGGACCCAGGGCAGTTTGcgtctgatcctcaacaccaaaCTGTGGCCTCAAATGCAGACGGACAAAGCCAGCGAGAAGAGCGTCCGCATCACAGCCATGGACACTGAGGACCAGGGGGTCAAGGTCTTCCTCATATCG GCGAGCTCTAAGGACACGGGTCAGCTGTACGCAGCGCTGCATCACCGTATCCTGGCACTGCGGAGCCGCTCAGACCAGGAGCCAGAGCCCCGGGTCCCCATTCCAGACAGCCACATCCCTCACCCCCAGTCTAACGAGGAGGATAGTGATGAGGACGAATCGCTCACACCCACTGCCAACATCACAG aggGTCCAGAGGTCCAGGCCAGCGGGAGTGGGTCCTCATAG
- the LOC111975838 gene encoding cystinosin isoform X2: MTDNNFLLFLFITLCTVITCDGIVSLSAPATVNLEEKGSVNITITPSTPQNVSTLIIFNFTDSSANVSSILQLPQQVELLANATSSTFEVHAEHVGQVTAYLYSNNTGIASHKTRIRFLVIRSNIVDIINQVIGWIYFLAWSISFYPQVYENWRRKSVVGLNFDFLALNLTGFIAYSVFNVGLFWVPYMKEEFLKINPNGVNPVDANDVFFSLHAVVLTLVYVFQCAIYERGGQKVSKIAIGLLVIGWTFALVTLFVAVASKITWLEYLYYFSYIKLGVTLVKYIPQVYMNYKRQSTEGWSIGNVLLDFTGGSFSLVQMFLQSYNNDEWKLIFGDPTKAGLGLFSIFFDVVFIIQHYCLYRHKRHYEFVRDQE, from the exons ATGACAGATAACAACTTTCTGTTATTCTTGTTCATAACACTCTGTACGGTCATTACATGTG ATGGGATTGTATCCCTATCTGCTCCAGCCACTGTAAATCTGGAGGAGAAAGGTTCAGTTAATATCACCATAACGCCTAG CACTCCTCAGAATGTCTCAACACTCATTATTTTTAACTTCACCGACTCCTCTGCAAATGTTAGCTCAATACTTCAACTGCCTCAACAG GTAGAGTTGCTTGCAAACGCCACATCAAGCACTTTTGAGGTTCATGCAGAACATGTGGGTCAGGTGACAGCCTATTTATACAGCAACAACACTGGCATTGCAAG CCATAAGACCCGAATCCGTTTCTTGGTCATTAGAAGCAACATTGTTGATATCATTAACCAAGTAATTGGTTGGATTTACTTCCTAGCATGGTCTATATCATTCTACCCTCAAGTATATGAGAACTGGAGAAGAAAAAG TGTGGTGGGGCTGAACTTTGATTTTCTGGCACTCAACTTGACAGGATTCATTGCCTACAGTGTCTTCAATGTAGGCCTCTTCTGGGTTCCGTACATGAAG gaAGAGTTTTTGAAGATAAATCCAAATGGTGTAAACCCAGTGGATGCCAACGATGTGTTCTTCAGTCTCCATGCAGTTGTGCTGACTCTTGTATATGTCTTTCAGTGTGCCATCTATGAA AGAGGAGGGCAGAAGGTGTCCAAGATTGCTATTGGCCTTCTGGTGATTGGTTGGACGTTTGCCCTGGTCACCCTCTTTGTTGCTGTGGCCAGTAAGATCACCTGGCTGGAATATCTCTACTATTTCTCTTACATCAAGCTAGGTGTCACCCTCGTCAAATACATCCCACAG GTCTACATGAACTACAAAAGACAAAGCACAGAGGGGTGGAGCATTGGCAATGTGTTGCTGGACTTCACAGGAGGCAGCTTCAGTCTCGTTCAGATGTTCCTTCAGTCGTATAACAACG ATGAATGGAAGCTCATCTTTGGGGACCCCACAAAGGCAGGACTTGGCTTGTTCTCCATATTCTTTGATGTGGTGTTCATCATTCAGCATTACTGTCTGTACAGACATAAACGACATTATGAGTTTGTGCGTGACCAGGAATAG
- the LOC111975838 gene encoding cystinosin isoform X1 — MTTLSLEMTDNNFLLFLFITLCTVITCDGIVSLSAPATVNLEEKGSVNITITPSTPQNVSTLIIFNFTDSSANVSSILQLPQQVELLANATSSTFEVHAEHVGQVTAYLYSNNTGIASHKTRIRFLVIRSNIVDIINQVIGWIYFLAWSISFYPQVYENWRRKSVVGLNFDFLALNLTGFIAYSVFNVGLFWVPYMKEEFLKINPNGVNPVDANDVFFSLHAVVLTLVYVFQCAIYERGGQKVSKIAIGLLVIGWTFALVTLFVAVASKITWLEYLYYFSYIKLGVTLVKYIPQVYMNYKRQSTEGWSIGNVLLDFTGGSFSLVQMFLQSYNNDEWKLIFGDPTKAGLGLFSIFFDVVFIIQHYCLYRHKRHYEFVRDQE; from the exons ATGACAACG CTATCCCTCGAGATGACAGATAACAACTTTCTGTTATTCTTGTTCATAACACTCTGTACGGTCATTACATGTG ATGGGATTGTATCCCTATCTGCTCCAGCCACTGTAAATCTGGAGGAGAAAGGTTCAGTTAATATCACCATAACGCCTAG CACTCCTCAGAATGTCTCAACACTCATTATTTTTAACTTCACCGACTCCTCTGCAAATGTTAGCTCAATACTTCAACTGCCTCAACAG GTAGAGTTGCTTGCAAACGCCACATCAAGCACTTTTGAGGTTCATGCAGAACATGTGGGTCAGGTGACAGCCTATTTATACAGCAACAACACTGGCATTGCAAG CCATAAGACCCGAATCCGTTTCTTGGTCATTAGAAGCAACATTGTTGATATCATTAACCAAGTAATTGGTTGGATTTACTTCCTAGCATGGTCTATATCATTCTACCCTCAAGTATATGAGAACTGGAGAAGAAAAAG TGTGGTGGGGCTGAACTTTGATTTTCTGGCACTCAACTTGACAGGATTCATTGCCTACAGTGTCTTCAATGTAGGCCTCTTCTGGGTTCCGTACATGAAG gaAGAGTTTTTGAAGATAAATCCAAATGGTGTAAACCCAGTGGATGCCAACGATGTGTTCTTCAGTCTCCATGCAGTTGTGCTGACTCTTGTATATGTCTTTCAGTGTGCCATCTATGAA AGAGGAGGGCAGAAGGTGTCCAAGATTGCTATTGGCCTTCTGGTGATTGGTTGGACGTTTGCCCTGGTCACCCTCTTTGTTGCTGTGGCCAGTAAGATCACCTGGCTGGAATATCTCTACTATTTCTCTTACATCAAGCTAGGTGTCACCCTCGTCAAATACATCCCACAG GTCTACATGAACTACAAAAGACAAAGCACAGAGGGGTGGAGCATTGGCAATGTGTTGCTGGACTTCACAGGAGGCAGCTTCAGTCTCGTTCAGATGTTCCTTCAGTCGTATAACAACG ATGAATGGAAGCTCATCTTTGGGGACCCCACAAAGGCAGGACTTGGCTTGTTCTCCATATTCTTTGATGTGGTGTTCATCATTCAGCATTACTGTCTGTACAGACATAAACGACATTATGAGTTTGTGCGTGACCAGGAATAG
- the LOC111975839 gene encoding ran-binding protein 3 isoform X1 — protein sequence MAASFTPFQPKLGIEQEKPAIAPPVFVFQEDKAQKRSAEGSSAEDGEDSDKDESSYCPPAKRERTSSLTQFPPAHSVSKNNVFMPSSFCQSPTGNNSDSEPEEKTVGFRLKPPTLIHGQAPRAGVPSQKPKEQQRSVLRPAVLQAPPPSKSLTLTGLNSGTNGVNRSSEGLPVTQNNTENCDGSTDNMAKSQEKKSESDESRNGERTDPPVESTFVFGQNVKDRAKVEGSSEKKVCLSAESGETNYFLQYRSTPGLQEAENNTDDGAKFVFGQNMSDRVLSPLKCEPSAESSRDPPATPPCEPPSLDSSPDKDTNVTESLEESAAAYTKATAKKCLLEKVEVRTGEESESNVLQVQCKLFVFDKASQSWVERGRGLLRLNDMASTEEGSLQSRLVMRTQGSLRLILNTKLWPQMQTDKASEKSVRITAMDTEDQGVKVFLISASSKDTGQLYAALHHRILALRSRSDQEPEPRVPIPDSHIPHPQSNEEDSDEDESLTPTANITEGPEVQASGSGSS from the exons atggcggcgagctttacaccattccagcctaAGCTCGGCATTGAGCAAG AGAAGCCTGCCATAgccccacctgtgtttgtgttccAGGAAGATAAAGCACAGAAG AGATCAGCAGAAGGGTCCAGTGCTGAGGATGGAGAag ACTCTGATAAAGATGAGAGTAGTTACTGTCCCCCGGCCAAGAGAGAAAGAACATCATCACTAACACAGTTCCCACCCGCACATTCAG TTTCTAAGAACAATGTGTTCATGCCATCCAGTTTCTGTCAGTCCCCGACAGGAAATAATTCAGATTCAGAACCTG AGGAGAAGACGGTTGGATTCCGCTTGAAGCCTCCCACCCTGATCCATGGACAGGCTCCTCGTGCAG GTGTCCCGAGCCAGAAGCCCAAGGAGCAGCAGCGCAGCGTACTACGACCCGCAGTACTGCAGGCCCCTCCGCCTAGCAAATCACTAACCCTGACCG GTTTGAACAGTGGTACGAATGGAGTGAACAGATCGTCCGAGGGTCTGCCAGTAACCCAGAACAACACAGAGAACTGTGATGGCTCCACAGACAATATGGCCAAGTCACAG GAGAAGAAAAGCGAGAGCGATGAGAGCaggaatggagagagaacagatccTCCTGTGGAATCCACATTTGTATTTGGTCAGAATGTCAAAGACAGAGCCAAG GTTGAGGGAAGCAGTGAAAAGAAAGTCTGTCTGTCAGCAGAATCAGGGGAAACCAATTATTTCCTACAGTACAGAAGCACTCCCGG CTTACAGGAGGCTGAGAACAACACCGACGACGGTGCTAAGTTTGTGTTTGGACAGAACATGTCGGATCGTGTCCTG AGTCCGCTGAAATGTGAGCCGTcagcagagagcagcagagaTCCCCCTGCCACCCCGCCATGTGAGCCACCCTCACTGGACAGCAGCCCCGACAAAG ATACCAATGTGACAGAGTCTTTGGAGGAGTCGGCAGCAGCCTACACCAAAGCCACAGCCAAGAAGTGCTTGTTAGAGAAGGTAGAGGTCAGAACTGGAGAGGAGTCGGAGAGTAATGTACTACAG gTCCAATGCAAGTTGTTTGTTTTTGACAAAGCATCCCAGTCTTgggtggagagaggcagaggactaCTGAGGCTTAATGATATGGCCTCCACGGAGGAGGGATCGTTACAGTCCAGGCTAG TGATGAGGACCCAGGGCAGTTTGcgtctgatcctcaacaccaaaCTGTGGCCTCAAATGCAGACGGACAAAGCCAGCGAGAAGAGCGTCCGCATCACAGCCATGGACACTGAGGACCAGGGGGTCAAGGTCTTCCTCATATCG GCGAGCTCTAAGGACACGGGTCAGCTGTACGCAGCGCTGCATCACCGTATCCTGGCACTGCGGAGCCGCTCAGACCAGGAGCCAGAGCCCCGGGTCCCCATTCCAGACAGCCACATCCCTCACCCCCAGTCTAACGAGGAGGATAGTGATGAGGACGAATCGCTCACACCCACTGCCAACATCACAG aggGTCCAGAGGTCCAGGCCAGCGGGAGTGGGTCCTCATAG
- the LOC111975839 gene encoding ran-binding protein 3 isoform X2 encodes MADLANEEKPAIAPPVFVFQEDKAQKRSAEGSSAEDGEDSDKDESSYCPPAKRERTSSLTQFPPAHSVSKNNVFMPSSFCQSPTGNNSDSEPEEKTVGFRLKPPTLIHGQAPRAGVPSQKPKEQQRSVLRPAVLQAPPPSKSLTLTGLNSGTNGVNRSSEGLPVTQNNTENCDGSTDNMAKSQEKKSESDESRNGERTDPPVESTFVFGQNVKDRAKVEGSSEKKVCLSAESGETNYFLQYRSTPGLQEAENNTDDGAKFVFGQNMSDRVLSPLKCEPSAESSRDPPATPPCEPPSLDSSPDKDTNVTESLEESAAAYTKATAKKCLLEKVEVRTGEESESNVLQVQCKLFVFDKASQSWVERGRGLLRLNDMASTEEGSLQSRLVMRTQGSLRLILNTKLWPQMQTDKASEKSVRITAMDTEDQGVKVFLISASSKDTGQLYAALHHRILALRSRSDQEPEPRVPIPDSHIPHPQSNEEDSDEDESLTPTANITEGPEVQASGSGSS; translated from the exons ATGGCGGACCTGGCAAACGAAG AGAAGCCTGCCATAgccccacctgtgtttgtgttccAGGAAGATAAAGCACAGAAG AGATCAGCAGAAGGGTCCAGTGCTGAGGATGGAGAag ACTCTGATAAAGATGAGAGTAGTTACTGTCCCCCGGCCAAGAGAGAAAGAACATCATCACTAACACAGTTCCCACCCGCACATTCAG TTTCTAAGAACAATGTGTTCATGCCATCCAGTTTCTGTCAGTCCCCGACAGGAAATAATTCAGATTCAGAACCTG AGGAGAAGACGGTTGGATTCCGCTTGAAGCCTCCCACCCTGATCCATGGACAGGCTCCTCGTGCAG GTGTCCCGAGCCAGAAGCCCAAGGAGCAGCAGCGCAGCGTACTACGACCCGCAGTACTGCAGGCCCCTCCGCCTAGCAAATCACTAACCCTGACCG GTTTGAACAGTGGTACGAATGGAGTGAACAGATCGTCCGAGGGTCTGCCAGTAACCCAGAACAACACAGAGAACTGTGATGGCTCCACAGACAATATGGCCAAGTCACAG GAGAAGAAAAGCGAGAGCGATGAGAGCaggaatggagagagaacagatccTCCTGTGGAATCCACATTTGTATTTGGTCAGAATGTCAAAGACAGAGCCAAG GTTGAGGGAAGCAGTGAAAAGAAAGTCTGTCTGTCAGCAGAATCAGGGGAAACCAATTATTTCCTACAGTACAGAAGCACTCCCGG CTTACAGGAGGCTGAGAACAACACCGACGACGGTGCTAAGTTTGTGTTTGGACAGAACATGTCGGATCGTGTCCTG AGTCCGCTGAAATGTGAGCCGTcagcagagagcagcagagaTCCCCCTGCCACCCCGCCATGTGAGCCACCCTCACTGGACAGCAGCCCCGACAAAG ATACCAATGTGACAGAGTCTTTGGAGGAGTCGGCAGCAGCCTACACCAAAGCCACAGCCAAGAAGTGCTTGTTAGAGAAGGTAGAGGTCAGAACTGGAGAGGAGTCGGAGAGTAATGTACTACAG gTCCAATGCAAGTTGTTTGTTTTTGACAAAGCATCCCAGTCTTgggtggagagaggcagaggactaCTGAGGCTTAATGATATGGCCTCCACGGAGGAGGGATCGTTACAGTCCAGGCTAG TGATGAGGACCCAGGGCAGTTTGcgtctgatcctcaacaccaaaCTGTGGCCTCAAATGCAGACGGACAAAGCCAGCGAGAAGAGCGTCCGCATCACAGCCATGGACACTGAGGACCAGGGGGTCAAGGTCTTCCTCATATCG GCGAGCTCTAAGGACACGGGTCAGCTGTACGCAGCGCTGCATCACCGTATCCTGGCACTGCGGAGCCGCTCAGACCAGGAGCCAGAGCCCCGGGTCCCCATTCCAGACAGCCACATCCCTCACCCCCAGTCTAACGAGGAGGATAGTGATGAGGACGAATCGCTCACACCCACTGCCAACATCACAG aggGTCCAGAGGTCCAGGCCAGCGGGAGTGGGTCCTCATAG